Within the Anaerotignum faecicola genome, the region GCTATCATCAAAACAAAATGCACTGGAATACGATTATTCTGGACGGCACCATTCCCACGCAGGATATCAAACGCATGATTGCCGAAAGCTACGATTTGATTGCGGATAGTCCCACCAAGCGCATCTACGAGGCGGTCAAAAAAATCCCCAAAGGCTGTGTCGCAACCTATGGGATGATTGCGGCGCTGGCAGGTGACCCGAACATGGCGCGCGCGGTCGGCAATGCCCTGCATAAAAACCCGGACCCTGCAAATATCCCCTGCTATCGTGTTGTCAATGCCAAGGGAGAGCTTTCCGGTTCCTTTGCCTTCGGCGGAGAAGCTGCACAGGAAAAGCTTTTGCAGGCGGATGGCATTGAGGTAGTCAACGGAAGGGTCGATTTGGAAAAATATCGATGGAAATTCAAATAGGACGCAAAAAGGGTGTGATAAAATTTATCACACCCTTTTTCTTTTATTCTTCATCCAGCTTCAGTACAGACATAAATGCCTTCTGCGGCACCTCTACGCTGCCAATCTGGCGCATACGCTTTTTCCCTTCCTTCTGCTTTTCAAGCAGCTTTTTCTTACGGGAAATATCACCGCCATAGCATTTTGCCAGAACATCCTTGCGCATTGCGCTGATGGTTTCTCTGGCGATAATTTTGCTGCCGATTGCCGCCTGAATGGGAATTTCAAACAGATGTCTGGGAATTTCCTTTTTCAGCTTTTCGCACATTTTTCTGCCACGCTCTGTTGCAGAATCCTTATGCACAATAAAGGACAGCGCATCCACAGGCTCCCTGTTTACCAGAATATCCAGCTTCACCAGCTCGCTTTCCTGATAGCCCAGCAGGCTGTAATCGAAGGACGCATAGCCGCGGCTTCTGGATTTCAGCACATCGAAGAAATCGTAAATAATTTCGTTTAACGGCATGTGGTATGTCAGCATCACACGGGAGGAATCCAGATATTCCATACTGATGTATTCGCCGCGCCGCTGCTGGCAAAGCTCCATAATCGGGCCGACATAATCCTTCGGGAGCATGATTTCCGCCTTCACAATCGGCTCCTCCATCTTCTCGATTCTGGCAGGATCGGGCATATTGCTCGGGTTGGATAAATCAAAGCTCGTCCCATCCGTCAGGTATACCTTATAAATAACACTGGGGGCAGTTGTTACCAAGTCCAGATTATATTCTCTTTCCAGTCTTTCCTGAATAATTTCCAAATGCAGCAGTCCAAGGAAGCCGCAGCGGAACCCAAAGCCTAACGCAACAGAGGTTTCCGGCTCAAAGAACAGCGCCGCATCATTGAGCTGCAGCTTCTCCAGTGCATCGCGCAAATCGGGATATTTTGCCCCATCCACAGGGAAAATGCCGCAGTAAACCATCGGGTTTACCTTCTTATAGCCGGGCAGTGCCTCTGCGGTCGGGTTTTCCGCCAATGTAACCGTATCGCCCACGCGTGTATCGGATACCGTTTTGATGCTTGCCGTAAAATAGCCAACCATGCCGGCACTCAGCTCATCCACAGGCAGGAAACGCCCGGGGCCGAAAATGCCAACCTCAACAACATCAAATTCCTTCCCCGTTGCCATCATTTTGACTCTGCTGCCCTTACGAATCGAGCCGTCAAACACACGCATCAGAACGATAACGCCGCGGTACTGGTCATATACAGAGTCGAACACCAATGCCTTCAGCGGCGCATTGACATCCCCCGTGGGCGCGGGAATATCTGTAATAATGCGTTCCAGAACCTCCTCGATATTGATGCCGTTTTTCGCAGAAATTTCAGGGGCATCCTCCGCAGGAATCCCGATGATATCCTCAATTTCCTGCTTTGCCCATTTCGGGTTTGCGCTGGGCAGGTCAATCTTATTGATAACCGGAAGAATTTCCAGATTATTATCCAACGCCAGATAAACATTTGCCAGTGTCTGTGCTTCAATGCCCTGCGCCGCATCCACAATCAGCACCGCACCCTCGCACGCCGCAAGGGAACGGGATACCTCATAGTTGAAATCGACATGTCCGGGTGTATCAATCAGGTTAAACTGATATTCCTCCCCATCCTGCGCGCGATAAATCAGACGAACCGCCTGCGATTTGATGGTGATTCCTCTTTCACGCTCCAGATCCATGTTATCCAAAACCTGCTCCTGCATTTCTCTATCTGTTAAAAGACCTGTTTTCTGAATCAGTCTGTCTGCCAATGTGGATTTGCCGTGGTCAATATGCGCCACAATGCAAAAATTCCGAATGTGTTTCTGTTTGTCCTGAGACATACGCTTCCTCCTTGCACAAAATTTGTTCTATCCGTAATATCTTATTCTACCACAGTCTCCGGGAGGAAGTCAAAAGAATCACATCTTTTCTTTTCATTCAAACCGCCGCCGCTTACTCCAATTCCTCCAATGCCTCGCGTACTCTTTCGTATTCCCTTCTTACGGCATCATAATACTGCCCTGTTTCCGCAGGAAGCGCCTCCTTGCCGCGCAGCAGCTCCGTCATCGCGGAACAAACCTCCGCCAGAGCAGAAAGGCTTAGGTTCAGTGCCATTCCCTTCAGCGTATGCACCGCACGAAATGCCTGCTCCGCCTCGGATTTTTCCACTGCCTCTGCCAGAAGCGTCATGCTGTTGTCACCCGGCAGCATTTTCAGGAATTTCCGAATCAGCACATCACTTTGCAGGCGATTGATTGCATCTGTATAGTCTCCATCAACCTTCTGATAAAATTCATTTACCGTCATAAATACCCCTCCTTAAAAAATCACCGCGCGATTCTTTTCTTTCTTCGCCTCATATAAGGCGGCATCTGCCTTCTGAATCAAATCCGAAATCCGCCCCGAAGCATACGCACCGCCAATACTGATGGTCAGCTTCAGCTCCGGATACTGCGCCACCTCAATCTTACGCACCGCTCGGCAGAGCTCCTCCAGCTTTCGTTCCAGAATCTGCTCCGGCATATTATCAAACAGCAGGAAAAACTCATCTCCACCGTAGCGAATCAGTGCATCGTTGCTGCGCAGCATGGAACGAATTGTTTGCGCCACATAATACAATGCCGCATCCCCCGCGGTATGCCCGAAGCGATCATTGATTTTCTTGAAATTATCAATATCAATCATCGCCAGCGCATATTCTCCGCTCAGGTTACGCACCCGTTCATCGTAATACCGGCGATTATATACTCTTGTTGCAGAATCCATATAAACCTGCCTGTTCCGCACAAGCAGCTGATTCAGAACGTGCTCGCTTTCTATGCCGTTGATATCCTCCGAGCGAATCGGGTTCACACATTCCAGAGAATAGGACATGCCGTCTATCTCGATTGGCATTGCAAATACATAATAGACATCATTGCCAATCGGCTCCACCTTCGTCTGTATCTTCCCCATACGGATGGCATCCTGCGAAATGCAGCGCTCACAGCGGCGCGATTTCCCCCAGAGGGCAAAGCAATCCTCATTCTTCTGCACAGAATGACTCTCCTTTGTTGTAGAAACCTGCATACAGATTTCAGGGTCCACCAGCCGAACCGTTTCAAACATCGTCCGATATCCCTGCAGCACAGGGCCAACCTGCTTCTCCGTAATCCGAATCACACTTTCTCCACTCGCCAGAATGGGCAACAGCACCTGCTTCTGCAAAGCAGGCTTCGCTGCTTCGGCATCATACATCTGTATTCTCTTATAGTTTTCATCAATATCTACAATTTTTCCGAGCAGAGAGCTATAATGTCCCTCGCTGTCCTTCTTGCCCGAAACCAGAATGGCAGTCTGACATTGACTCGGCTTTCCGTTTAGCGTAATCTGTGCCATAAACTCCATCTGTGTCCGGTCAGTCGGCAGCTCCTGTAATTTCTCGGTAAGCAGCGCAAGCGTCTTTTTCCCGAAAACGGAAAGAAAGGCTTCATTTTCCATCGGGTCAACAATCACATCCGGCAGTCCCGTCTGCTCTACTGCACCCTTGGAAAGATGCAGAGAGGAAGGCTGTGCAGTATATTCAAACCACAGCTCTCCGCTGAGATTTGCGAAAAATTCTGCTTTTGTGTTGGCCTCCTCCAGCTGCTTTGTCATGCGCGCCGCAATGACATCCTGTCCACTGTAAAGCTCCTCCACCGTTTCATATACCTGCTCCGCACTCTGTCCCACAGGCTTTTTCTCCACGCCATGCCGCAGGGTCTCCGAAAGCTCATCCATACATTCAAGCAGGAGCGGATTCAGACTGCCACATTCGCCGTTATGCATCATAGCAAGTGCCGTATCATGCGAAAAGGCTTCTTTATAGCTGCGCTCATTCGTCAGCGCATCATAAGCATCCGCAACGGAAACCACCTGTGCCGCAATGGGAATATTATCCCCTGCCAGCCCGTCCGGATAGCCCTTGCCATCCCAACGCTCATGGTGCCAGCGGCAGATCATCGTGGCGTATTTCACCAGTTTTTCATTCTGATACACAGACATTCCTGAAATAATATCCGCACCAATCACCGTATGCCGTTTCACAATGGCAAATTCCTCCTCAGTCAGCTTGCCGGGCTTTGTCAGAATTTCCTCCGGAATCAGCAGTTTCCCGATATCATGCAGGCTTGCCGCCATGCAAATTACATCTATATCATCCGGATTCAGCGCATAGCGGTTCGTCCGCTTCATCAGACAGTGCAGCAAAAGCCCCGTCACACGGCTTACGCCGGACATGTGCATCCCCTTTTCCCCGCAGCGCAGCCCCAAGGCATAGCCCAGAATCGATATCATAACCTCGTTGCTTTTTTCTCTGCGGAAAAACCAATCCGCAACCACGTCCATCAGCTGATGCTTTTTGGTATGCAGCAGGATTGTGTTGATGATGCGGCGGCGAACGATGCCGGGTACAAAGGGACGGCTGATGTAGTCAGATGCACCCAGTTCAAATGCACGGTCGATGTAGGTATTGCTGGTTTCCGCGGAAATCATGATGGTGGGGATATCCTCAATCCAATGTCTGCGGTTCATTTCCTCCAGAACCTCAAATCCGTCCATCTCAGGCATCACAATATCCAGCAGCAATGCGGAAATCTGCGTGCCATAGCTCTGCAACGCAATGATGACTTCCTGCCCATTTGTTGCTTCAATCACTTCAAATTCCTGATCCAGTACATTTGCAAGAATTGCGCGGTTCATTTCAGAATCGTCTGCAATCAGCAGTTTTCTTCGTCTCATAAGGCGATCCTCTCCTGTCGTTCTGTCTTTTGTATCTCAAGCTCTGCCGCGAATTCTGCCTGACGCTGTAAAGCCTCACTCTGCCCTTGAAATATTCAAAATTCCCCAAAAAGTTACATTTAATGTGAATATTATAGCACATCTATATCTTATTGCCAACGAAAAACAGGAACATCAAGGCTGCTTCTGCTTTGCTGTTCCTGTTTGTGTTTCTTCTATATAAAATTATCAGCTGTTATTCTGCATCAAAGGCGTGCGCCGTTACGAAGGTTGCGCCCCCATTGTCAATATAGGTCGTTTCTACCTCGCATTTCTGCTTCAGCTCCTGCATATCGAAATAGCGGGAAACCGTCTGCTTCTCTACCTTGTAGCTGTTTTTATCCATATCTAATGCCATCTGCTTTGCATCAGCATCGGAAAGCTTCTGCGCACCTGCCTTTGTGATATCAAAATCGGGATTCTTTTCCCCGATAAAGGTAATCAGCGCTGCTTTTTTATTGATACAGAGAACCCGATAGCCGAAATTCTTTGTCATAACACCGTTTACATTCAGACGCATATCCAGTGTGATGAGGTTAGGCGTATTGCTGCCCTCCTCTGCTTCTGTGATAATAAAATCAGCCGCCTTGAAGTCCTTGTCTACATTCTTCTGCATATAGACCTCCAGTGCTGCATAATCCTTCGAATCAGGGACATAAGGCACATCCTCCTCAATCTCCTTCTGCTTCGCCCCTTCAACCAGAAAATCCTTTACGGATATGCTGACTCCCTCGTCGTTCTGCTCGCCTGTGGAGAGCTGAATCCGATTCTTTTCGCTGTCCCATCCACAGGTGAAGTCCATAATCTCGACCAAATCGCGCAGCTTGAAATAATTATAACCGTCAATATTCAGGCAATTCATGTTTTCGTATTCCGTTGCGCCAACGAGAATGGTCTGCTTGCTTTGCTGTACGGCTTTTGCCTGCTTTGCCGCACTCAGATGCTGCAAATCCTGCGCAGCACTTTCCTTTGTCAGAGAAGCCTGCTTTTTCGCTTCGTTCCAATCGACACGATAGCCGAGGATTTTCCCCAAATCGCGCAGCATAAAATAATTATTATCCTGATACAGATACGCGGGGACAGCCTCCACCGTCTGCACGCCCTCTCCCGACTGCACGGAAAGCGTGTTTTTGGACGGCGTAACCGCAAGCCCTGCCGCAAGGGCACTTTGTGTAAAAATAAGCGTGCCTGCCATTGCCCCAACTACAACAAATTTTTTCTTCATCTGTCATACCTCCTTACGCAATACGTTTTCCCTTTACTTGCCCGAACTTCCCTTCGGATAGCTTCATCTTATCAGACATCTTAGCAAATTGCATCTGATTTGCGTAAAATTTATAAAATTTTAAGAAATAAACGCAATTACTGCGCTAGGAGGGGTGCGTGAAGGGTGCATTTATTTCCACACATAAATGCACCAAACATGTATTTTTCTCTGTCGAGGCAGAGAAAAAGTGCCCACCTTTTCCACCAGACGCCTTCTTGTTTTTGCAAAATACAGAAATTTCAGGTAAAATAGGAAAAAACATAATTAGAAAGGTGTTTGATATTCATGATACATGTACTTTTTATTTGCCACGGCAACATCTGCCGTTCCCCCATGGCGGAATATCTTTTCCGCGACATGGTAGAAAAACGCGGACTTTCCGCTCAATTCCACATTGCATCCGCCGCAACGAGTCGCGAGGAAATCGGCAACGGAGTCTATCCCCCGGCAAAGCGCAAGTTGGCATCTGTCGGCATTTCCTGCACCATGCACCACGCAAGGCAGGTAACGAAAGAGGATTATGCCGCCTATGACTATCTTTTGGTTGCGGAGCGGTACAACATTCCCAATTTAATGCGGCAAATCAAGGAGGATCCCGACCATAAGGTTTATCGTCTGCTGGATTTCAGCAGTCGCCCCAGAGATATTGCCGACCCCTGGTATACAGGAGATTTCGATATCACATATCATGACATTGCAGAGGGTCTAGAGGGCTTTCTGGCATATCTGAAAAAAGAAAACAAGCTATAAGGAAAAGAGATAGAACAAAAACGTTCTATCTCTTTTCCTTTATTCCTTCCCATCAAACCGAATGACGGTTCCATATTTTATATTTCTTTCCTGAAGCTTCCGATCAATTTCCTGCTTCAATTCCTCATTCGGACGCTTCGCTTCATAAGGCACCATCAGGTCGAACACCAGATTTTTCTGCTCCTTACCGCCAACGATGCGGAAGCAGTGCATTGTCACCGCAGGGTCAATTTCATGGATAATCTCCTGTGTCACCTGCCGCATTTCATTCCATTCCGCATCATTCACCAAAATAGGATCATAATGAATCACCAAATGGACATTCAACTCTCGCAAAGCCCTGCTTTCTAACTCATCAATGATGTCGTGCCCCTCCAGAGAGTACAAATCCGCATTGACCTCTGCATGAATCGAAGCAAAGCATTTCCCCGGGCCATAATCATGAATCAGCAAATCATGCACACCCAGAATTTCGTCCGGTGCTGTCACCAGTTCCTTGATTTTCTCAATTAAATCCGGTTGCGCCTGTTCGCCGAGCAGCGGAGAAATCGTTTCTTTTACGATATTTACACCCGAATGGAGAATAAACACCGCAACCAGCAGACCGATGTAACCATCAATCTTAATACGGAACAGAAATCCCACGAAACACCCCAGCAGAACCGCCGCCGTTGTAATTACGTCATTGCGGCTATCCACCGCGGTTGCCTCCAGAGTAAGAGAGTGAATCCGTTTCCCCAAGCTACCGAAAAAGAAGGACATCCACAGCTTTACCAAAATAGAGCCAACCAGAATGACAACTGTCAGCGCAGAGAAATCCACTGCCTCCGGATGAATGATCTTTTCCACGGAGGATTTCACCAGCTCCACGCCGATAACCAGAATCAGCACTGCCACCATCAGCCCCGAAAGATATTCATATCTGGCGTGTCCATAGGGATGGTCTGCATCCGCAGGCTGCTGTGCCAGACGAAAGCCAAGGAGCGTCACCACAGAGGAGGATGCATCCGAAAGGTTATTCACCGCATCGGCAACAATCGCAACCGAGCCGGACAGAAGCCCTGCCACAAGCTTGCCGAAAAACAGAAGCCCATTGCAGAAAATACCGACCACGCCTGCCAGCTTGCCTACATCGGTACGCACCTGCGTATTCTCTACATCCGTATAATTTTTTACAAAAAGCCTTAACAAAAGCCCTGTCATACCCACTTCCCCAATTTTTTCATCTTCTTTTTTCATTAGGTTATCGTATAATCATATCACTTTGAAAAACGAATTACAACCACAAACCATCGCAACTCTGCACAAAAAAGTCCCCTATTCCTTTTTCGGAACAGGGGAACTGTTTGATCGCTTTTCTCTTAGTCTTCTTTAAAGAAGTCCTTCATTTTTTTTGAAAAGGATTTTTTCTCCTCCTTAGGAGCTTCTGCTTCTGTCGCTGCCTTGGGTGCCTCCCCATAGAACTGACGCAGCAAATCCTTCTGTCTCTCGCTCAAATCCGTAGGGATTTTTACCTTCAATGTTACAATCTGGTTCCCTCTTACCTTAGGATTTCTCAGATTCGGCACACCCACGCCTCGCAGTGTTACCACCGTATCGGGCTGTGTACCGGGTTTGACGGTATATTTCTCCTCACCATCAATGGTCTTAATCGTGATTTCGCCGCCAAGTGCCGCCTGCACAAAGGTAATCGGTACATCACAATAAATATCATAGCCCTTACGCACAAATACGCGGTTTGGCTGTACATAAACCGTTACGAGCAAATCGCCATAGCCGCCGCCGTTTTCACCGATTTCGCCCTTGCCTGCCAGACGAATGGTCTGCCCGTTATCAATACCCTTGGGTACGTTGACCTCGTATTTCTTTGTTTTACGCACCTTGCCGCTGCCATGGCAGGTATTGCAGGGGTCCTTCACAACCTTACCCGTACCGCCGCACTTAGAACAGGTTCTTACGGAGGTTACAGAGCCAAACATGGACTGCTGTATCACTCTCTCCTGCCCTGTCCCATGACAGGTCGGGCAGCTTTCGGGATGACTGCCTGCCTTCGCGCCTGTGCCATGGCAGGTTTCACATTCATCATAAATTGCAATAGAAATTTCTTTTTTGCAGCCAAAAACTGCCTCCTCAAAGGTCAGCTGGATGCTTATGTTTACATCCTTCCCGCGTCTGGGGCCGTTTCTTTTTGCTCCGCCGCCGCCAAAGCCGCCGAAGCCAAACATACTGCCGAAGATATCACCCAAATCGCCCATATCAAAGCCCTGACCGCTATAGAAGCCGCCACCGCCGCCCATGCCGCCCTGTTCAAAGGCCGCATGACCGAACTGGTCATACTGCGCGCGTTTCTGGCTGTCGCTCAGAACCTCATACGCTTCGTTGACCTCCTTAAATTTTTCTTCTGCATCTTTATCCCCGGGATTCTGGTCAGGATGGTATTTTACTGCCATCTTACGGTAAGCCTTTTTCAGCTCCGCATCTGTGGCATCCTTCTTTACGCCCAGTACCTCATAATAATCTCTTTTATTTGCCAACTCACTCACCACCTTGCCGGGGATCTTCCCCTATGCTATCTTAACAGCAAAGCAGGATGCCCTGCCCTGTCGGTAGGCACCCTTGCTTTTTGTTTGTTTCTGTCAATTAGATTTCTTTCCCGTCACCGTCTACCACATCGGAGTCGCCGCCCTGTGCAGCTTCGCCCTGTGCAGCCTGTGCCTGCTGATACAGCTTTTCGGAAAGCTTGTAGAATTCCTGCTTCAGGCTTTCTGTTGCAGCCTTTACATTTTCTGTATCTGTATCTGTCATTGTTTCGGGTGCCAGATCCTTTACCGTATCCTTCAGCTTTGTCAGCTCTGCTTCTACTGTGGATTTATCAGCACCGTCCAGCTTATCGCCCAGCTCTTCGATTGCCTTTTCTGTCTGGAAAATCAGAGAGTCTGCTTCGTTTTTCGCATCGATTGCTTCTTTTCTCTTTCTGTCGGCTTCTGCGAACTGCTCTGCCTCTTTGACAGCCTTATCGATTTCATCCTCACTCAGGTTAGAGCCTGCTGTGATTGTGATTTTCTGTTCCTTGCCTGTACCCAAATCCTTAGCAGATACATTTACAATACCATTTGCATCAATATCGAAGGTTACTTCAATCTGAGGCACACCTCTTCTTGCGGGAGCGATACCGTCCAGCTTGAACTGACCCAGTGTCTTGTTATCCTTTGCCAGAGGTCTTTCCCCCTGTACAACATGGATATCAACAGCTGTCTGGTTATCCTCTGCGGTAGAGAAGATCTGTTTTTTATTTGTAGGGATGGTTGTGTTTCTGTCAATCAGCTTTGTTGCAACACCGCCCAGAGTTTCAATACCCAGAGACAGAGGCGTTACATCCAGCAGCAGGATAGAG harbors:
- a CDS encoding cation diffusion facilitator family transporter, which produces MTGLLLRLFVKNYTDVENTQVRTDVGKLAGVVGIFCNGLLFFGKLVAGLLSGSVAIVADAVNNLSDASSSVVTLLGFRLAQQPADADHPYGHARYEYLSGLMVAVLILVIGVELVKSSVEKIIHPEAVDFSALTVVILVGSILVKLWMSFFFGSLGKRIHSLTLEATAVDSRNDVITTAAVLLGCFVGFLFRIKIDGYIGLLVAVFILHSGVNIVKETISPLLGEQAQPDLIEKIKELVTAPDEILGVHDLLIHDYGPGKCFASIHAEVNADLYSLEGHDIIDELESRALRELNVHLVIHYDPILVNDAEWNEMRQVTQEIIHEIDPAVTMHCFRIVGGKEQKNLVFDLMVPYEAKRPNEELKQEIDRKLQERNIKYGTVIRFDGKE
- a CDS encoding low molecular weight protein-tyrosine-phosphatase, with the translated sequence MIHVLFICHGNICRSPMAEYLFRDMVEKRGLSAQFHIASAATSREEIGNGVYPPAKRKLASVGISCTMHHARQVTKEDYAAYDYLLVAERYNIPNLMRQIKEDPDHKVYRLLDFSSRPRDIADPWYTGDFDITYHDIAEGLEGFLAYLKKENKL
- the dnaJ gene encoding molecular chaperone DnaJ → MANKRDYYEVLGVKKDATDAELKKAYRKMAVKYHPDQNPGDKDAEEKFKEVNEAYEVLSDSQKRAQYDQFGHAAFEQGGMGGGGGFYSGQGFDMGDLGDIFGSMFGFGGFGGGGAKRNGPRRGKDVNISIQLTFEEAVFGCKKEISIAIYDECETCHGTGAKAGSHPESCPTCHGTGQERVIQQSMFGSVTSVRTCSKCGGTGKVVKDPCNTCHGSGKVRKTKKYEVNVPKGIDNGQTIRLAGKGEIGENGGGYGDLLVTVYVQPNRVFVRKGYDIYCDVPITFVQAALGGEITIKTIDGEEKYTVKPGTQPDTVVTLRGVGVPNLRNPKVRGNQIVTLKVKIPTDLSERQKDLLRQFYGEAPKAATEAEAPKEEKKSFSKKMKDFFKED
- a CDS encoding Hpt domain-containing protein encodes the protein MTVNEFYQKVDGDYTDAINRLQSDVLIRKFLKMLPGDNSMTLLAEAVEKSEAEQAFRAVHTLKGMALNLSLSALAEVCSAMTELLRGKEALPAETGQYYDAVRREYERVREALEELE
- a CDS encoding methylated-DNA--[protein]-cysteine S-methyltransferase, giving the protein MTAREEVLAYALSFADVYTERPFRDQNWQLVRIKGSKKTFLWIYDRGGYLNLNVKVAPEWRDFWRNTYPAVVAGYHQNKMHWNTIILDGTIPTQDIKRMIAESYDLIADSPTKRIYEAVKKIPKGCVATYGMIAALAGDPNMARAVGNALHKNPDPANIPCYRVVNAKGELSGSFAFGGEAAQEKLLQADGIEVVNGRVDLEKYRWKFK
- a CDS encoding stalk domain-containing protein; protein product: MKKKFVVVGAMAGTLIFTQSALAAGLAVTPSKNTLSVQSGEGVQTVEAVPAYLYQDNNYFMLRDLGKILGYRVDWNEAKKQASLTKESAAQDLQHLSAAKQAKAVQQSKQTILVGATEYENMNCLNIDGYNYFKLRDLVEIMDFTCGWDSEKNRIQLSTGEQNDEGVSISVKDFLVEGAKQKEIEEDVPYVPDSKDYAALEVYMQKNVDKDFKAADFIITEAEEGSNTPNLITLDMRLNVNGVMTKNFGYRVLCINKKAALITFIGEKNPDFDITKAGAQKLSDADAKQMALDMDKNSYKVEKQTVSRYFDMQELKQKCEVETTYIDNGGATFVTAHAFDAE
- the lepA gene encoding translation elongation factor 4 — encoded protein: MSQDKQKHIRNFCIVAHIDHGKSTLADRLIQKTGLLTDREMQEQVLDNMDLERERGITIKSQAVRLIYRAQDGEEYQFNLIDTPGHVDFNYEVSRSLAACEGAVLIVDAAQGIEAQTLANVYLALDNNLEILPVINKIDLPSANPKWAKQEIEDIIGIPAEDAPEISAKNGINIEEVLERIITDIPAPTGDVNAPLKALVFDSVYDQYRGVIVLMRVFDGSIRKGSRVKMMATGKEFDVVEVGIFGPGRFLPVDELSAGMVGYFTASIKTVSDTRVGDTVTLAENPTAEALPGYKKVNPMVYCGIFPVDGAKYPDLRDALEKLQLNDAALFFEPETSVALGFGFRCGFLGLLHLEIIQERLEREYNLDLVTTAPSVIYKVYLTDGTSFDLSNPSNMPDPARIEKMEEPIVKAEIMLPKDYVGPIMELCQQRRGEYISMEYLDSSRVMLTYHMPLNEIIYDFFDVLKSRSRGYASFDYSLLGYQESELVKLDILVNREPVDALSFIVHKDSATERGRKMCEKLKKEIPRHLFEIPIQAAIGSKIIARETISAMRKDVLAKCYGGDISRKKKLLEKQKEGKKRMRQIGSVEVPQKAFMSVLKLDEE
- a CDS encoding diguanylate cyclase, with product MRRRKLLIADDSEMNRAILANVLDQEFEVIEATNGQEVIIALQSYGTQISALLLDIVMPEMDGFEVLEEMNRRHWIEDIPTIMISAETSNTYIDRAFELGASDYISRPFVPGIVRRRIINTILLHTKKHQLMDVVADWFFRREKSNEVMISILGYALGLRCGEKGMHMSGVSRVTGLLLHCLMKRTNRYALNPDDIDVICMAASLHDIGKLLIPEEILTKPGKLTEEEFAIVKRHTVIGADIISGMSVYQNEKLVKYATMICRWHHERWDGKGYPDGLAGDNIPIAAQVVSVADAYDALTNERSYKEAFSHDTALAMMHNGECGSLNPLLLECMDELSETLRHGVEKKPVGQSAEQVYETVEELYSGQDVIAARMTKQLEEANTKAEFFANLSGELWFEYTAQPSSLHLSKGAVEQTGLPDVIVDPMENEAFLSVFGKKTLALLTEKLQELPTDRTQMEFMAQITLNGKPSQCQTAILVSGKKDSEGHYSSLLGKIVDIDENYKRIQMYDAEAAKPALQKQVLLPILASGESVIRITEKQVGPVLQGYRTMFETVRLVDPEICMQVSTTKESHSVQKNEDCFALWGKSRRCERCISQDAIRMGKIQTKVEPIGNDVYYVFAMPIEIDGMSYSLECVNPIRSEDINGIESEHVLNQLLVRNRQVYMDSATRVYNRRYYDERVRNLSGEYALAMIDIDNFKKINDRFGHTAGDAALYYVAQTIRSMLRSNDALIRYGGDEFFLLFDNMPEQILERKLEELCRAVRKIEVAQYPELKLTISIGGAYASGRISDLIQKADAALYEAKKEKNRAVIF